One Trichomycterus rosablanca isolate fTriRos1 chromosome 10, fTriRos1.hap1, whole genome shotgun sequence DNA window includes the following coding sequences:
- the LOC134321922 gene encoding uncharacterized protein LOC134321922 isoform X1, producing the protein MELSKILTDKAYRMVMEELQISESQSFTIFKEEEGYFVQWQGKGRHKKNKVDTAMKTCSCTFSVTFGLPCAHIIFCRKQENAPVVDHTSIHPRWLKRDEEVLQEFVKNGLGDCQVMMMRKSKFSSNERFSTVCPIAMEIASLIASCGGQEYQDKLQVLRNLLNSWKANKQSVVLEIASSTEDCSHSEDKQMFESGDSQTFLDINKTNDNVMSANKCSHIHDPEVAELDAKDAVNACSSLKITPVKSRRGRPKRQRNFTFNKKAKKRLHEPDTELDDLPSFLVPLQCQVMPTPDTGFSVGGITLYDLDLDTLKPGMWLNDNVIHAYLGLVAEESVKPVYILQCFIEGFWRKGQYTVWQYKHVQFEMYQWILLPVCRNSHWFLLAANVELRKVYVMDSQPSVTRQRQYLNYWRNFMKERAVTGEKLDGWSSGSISTVTQEDGSSCGIFALMNAEALIKNTDPSDVKQSQINKIRLYIRDRLIAAPKRN; encoded by the exons ATGGAACTATCAAAGATTCTGACAGACAAAGCCTACAGAATGGTGATGGAGGAGTTACAAATATCAGAAAGTCAAAGTTTTACCATTTTTAAAGAGGAGGAAGGGTACTTTGTACAATGGCAAGGGAAAGGTagacacaagaaaaacaaagtgGACACAGCTAtgaaaacatgttcttgcaCCTTTTCTGTAACATTTGGTCTACCCTGTGCACATATTATTTTCTGTCGAAAACAAGAAAATGCTCCAGTTGTAGACCACACAAGCATTCATCCAAGATGGCTTAAACGGGATGAGGAAGTCCTTCAGGAGTTTGTTAAAAATGGTTTAGGGGACTGCCAGGTTATGATGATGCGAAAGTCCAAATTCAGTAGCAATGAAAGATTCAGTACTGTTTGTCCTATTGCCATGGAGATAGCATCTCTGATTGCTAGCTGTGGAGGCCAAGAATATCAGGACAAACTTCAAGTATTGAGAAATTTATTAAATAGCTGGAAGGCCAACAAACAAAGTGTAGTACTTGAAATTGCATCCAGCACTGAAGACTGTAGCCACAGTGAAGACAAACAAATGTTTGAGTCTGGAGATAGCCAAACATTTTTGGATATTAACAAGACAAATGATAATGTAATGAGTGCTAACAAATGCAGTCATATTCATGATCCAGAGGTAGCAGAGCTTGATGCTAAAGATGCTGTTAACGCCTGTTCCAGCCTTAAAATCACACCGGTTAAAAGTAGACGGGGAAGGCCAAAAAGGCAAAGAAACTTTACTTTCAACAAAAAAG CCAAGAAACGTCTGCATGAACCAGATACAGAGTTGGACGATCTGCCTTCATTCCTTGTTCCATTACAATGCCAAGTGATGCCAACACCAGATACAGGTTTTAGTGTTGGAGGGATTACTCTCTATGATCTTGACCTGGACACCCTTAAACCAGGAATGTGGCTTAATGACAAT GTTATACATGCCTACCTTGGACTCGTGGCAGAAGAATCCGTCAAGCCAGTTTACATACTACAGTGCTTTATTGAAGGGTTTTGGAGAAAAGGACAGTACACTGTGTGGCAGTACAAACAT GTGCAGTTTGAGATGTACCAGTGGATATTGCTGCCTGTGTGCAGGAATTCACACTGGTTCCTTCTGGCAGCAAATGTTGAGTTGCGCAAGGTGTATGTCATGGACTCGCAGCCAAGTGTGACTAGACAGAGGCAGTACCTAAATTACTGGAG AAACTTCATGAAAGAGCGGGCTGTAACTGGAGAGAAGTTGGATGGCTGGTCAAGTGGAAGCATCTCTACAGTGACACAGGAAGATGGCTCTAGCTGTGGCATATTTGCTCTGATG AATGCTGAAGCTTTGATAAAAAACACTGACCCAAGTGATGTAAAACAaagccaaataaataaaatccggCTGTACATCCGTGATCGTCTGATAGCAGCTCCTAAACGcaattga
- the LOC134321922 gene encoding uncharacterized protein LOC134321922 isoform X2, with product MNCQAFNMFVIDMITAKKRLHEPDTELDDLPSFLVPLQCQVMPTPDTGFSVGGITLYDLDLDTLKPGMWLNDNVIHAYLGLVAEESVKPVYILQCFIEGFWRKGQYTVWQYKHVQFEMYQWILLPVCRNSHWFLLAANVELRKVYVMDSQPSVTRQRQYLNYWRNFMKERAVTGEKLDGWSSGSISTVTQEDGSSCGIFALMNAEALIKNTDPSDVKQSQINKIRLYIRDRLIAAPKRN from the exons ATGAACTGTCAAGCATTTAATATGTTTGTCATTGACATGATTACAGCCAAGAAACGTCTGCATGAACCAGATACAGAGTTGGACGATCTGCCTTCATTCCTTGTTCCATTACAATGCCAAGTGATGCCAACACCAGATACAGGTTTTAGTGTTGGAGGGATTACTCTCTATGATCTTGACCTGGACACCCTTAAACCAGGAATGTGGCTTAATGACAAT GTTATACATGCCTACCTTGGACTCGTGGCAGAAGAATCCGTCAAGCCAGTTTACATACTACAGTGCTTTATTGAAGGGTTTTGGAGAAAAGGACAGTACACTGTGTGGCAGTACAAACAT GTGCAGTTTGAGATGTACCAGTGGATATTGCTGCCTGTGTGCAGGAATTCACACTGGTTCCTTCTGGCAGCAAATGTTGAGTTGCGCAAGGTGTATGTCATGGACTCGCAGCCAAGTGTGACTAGACAGAGGCAGTACCTAAATTACTGGAG AAACTTCATGAAAGAGCGGGCTGTAACTGGAGAGAAGTTGGATGGCTGGTCAAGTGGAAGCATCTCTACAGTGACACAGGAAGATGGCTCTAGCTGTGGCATATTTGCTCTGATG AATGCTGAAGCTTTGATAAAAAACACTGACCCAAGTGATGTAAAACAaagccaaataaataaaatccggCTGTACATCCGTGATCGTCTGATAGCAGCTCCTAAACGcaattga